One Halobaculum roseum DNA segment encodes these proteins:
- a CDS encoding 50S ribosomal protein L14, producing the protein MEALKADVTQGLEKGSLIACADNTGARELKVISVSGYSGTKNRHPKAGVADKVTVSVTKGTPEMRRQVLEAVIVRQRKSIRRPNGTRVKFADNAAVVIDDMEEPRGTEIKGPIAREVAERFGSIASTATQIV; encoded by the coding sequence ATGGAGGCCCTCAAGGCCGACGTCACGCAGGGCCTCGAGAAGGGCTCGCTGATCGCGTGCGCCGACAACACCGGCGCGCGTGAGCTGAAGGTCATCTCCGTCTCGGGCTACTCGGGCACGAAGAATCGCCACCCCAAAGCGGGCGTCGCCGACAAGGTCACCGTCTCGGTGACCAAGGGGACGCCGGAGATGCGGCGCCAGGTGCTGGAGGCCGTCATCGTCCGCCAGCGCAAATCCATCCGTCGACCGAACGGCACCCGCGTGAAGTTCGCGGACAACGCCGCCGTCGTTATCGACGACATGGAGGAGCCGCGCGGGACCGAGATCAAGGGTCCCATCGCGCGCGAGGTCGCCGAACGCTTCGGGAGCATCGCATCCACCGCGACTCAGATCGTATGA
- a CDS encoding 50S ribosomal protein L2, which produces MGRRIQGQRRGRGGSTFRAPSHRYKSDKQHKKIAEDEADTVHGEVVGIEHDPARSAPLADVEFEDGDRRLVLAPEGITVGETLSVGVSAEIKPGNTLPIAEIPEGVPVCNVESKPGDGGKFARASGVNATLLTHDRDVAVVQLPSGEVKRLNPDCRATIGVVAGGGRTEKPFVKAGKKYHKMRSRGTKYPRVRGVAMNAVDHPFGGGGRQHPGQPKSVSRNAPPGRKVGDIASKRTGRGGDN; this is translated from the coding sequence ATGGGACGCAGAATTCAAGGACAACGACGCGGTCGCGGCGGCTCGACGTTCCGAGCCCCGTCGCACCGGTACAAATCGGACAAACAGCACAAGAAGATCGCGGAGGACGAGGCGGACACCGTCCACGGCGAGGTCGTCGGCATCGAGCACGACCCCGCCCGCTCGGCCCCGCTCGCGGACGTCGAGTTCGAGGACGGCGACCGCCGCCTCGTGCTCGCCCCCGAGGGCATCACGGTCGGCGAGACGCTGTCGGTCGGCGTCTCCGCGGAGATCAAGCCCGGCAACACGCTCCCCATCGCGGAGATCCCCGAGGGGGTTCCGGTGTGCAACGTCGAGTCCAAGCCCGGCGACGGCGGTAAGTTCGCCCGCGCCTCAGGCGTCAACGCGACGCTGCTCACCCACGACCGCGACGTCGCGGTCGTCCAGCTCCCCTCCGGGGAGGTCAAGCGGCTCAACCCCGACTGTCGCGCGACCATCGGCGTGGTCGCGGGCGGCGGTCGCACGGAGAAGCCGTTCGTGAAGGCCGGAAAGAAGTACCACAAGATGCGGAGTCGCGGGACGAAGTACCCGCGCGTCCGTGGCGTCGCGATGAACGCCGTCGACCACCCGTTCGGTGGCGGCGGCCGCCAGCACCCCGGACAGCCGAAGTCCGTTTCGCGGAACGCCCCGCCGGGACGGAAGGTCGGCGACATCGCCTCCAAGCGGACTGGCCGCGGAGGGGACAACTAA
- a CDS encoding CBS domain-containing protein → MDDLDDVFVAQVMSESLYTVTPDTLVEDAAKGMMERGIGSVIVVDDDGTLRGILTNTDFVQIVAERQPKDQTPVSEYMSTDLVTADPGDSLADVAATMLEHRFHHMPVTDGESGVVGVVSTTDLTAYVSNLPA, encoded by the coding sequence ATGGACGATCTAGACGATGTCTTCGTCGCGCAGGTGATGTCCGAGAGCCTCTACACCGTCACGCCCGACACGCTGGTCGAGGACGCGGCGAAGGGGATGATGGAGCGCGGGATCGGCTCGGTGATCGTCGTCGACGACGACGGGACCCTCCGCGGGATCCTCACCAACACCGACTTCGTGCAGATCGTCGCGGAGCGACAGCCGAAGGACCAGACCCCGGTCTCCGAGTACATGAGCACGGACCTGGTCACCGCCGACCCCGGCGACTCGCTGGCGGACGTGGCCGCGACGATGCTGGAGCACCGCTTCCACCACATGCCCGTTACGGACGGCGAAAGCGGCGTCGTCGGCGTCGTCTCGACGACCGACCTGACGGCGTACGTCTCGAACCTCCCCGCCTGA
- a CDS encoding RNA methyltransferase produces MNGTTLDVLVPSSLVREAEDGREATRKLGYVARAATVFRADRLVVFPDREGERRRGGEYVRTVLEYCATPSYLRREVWGKREELRHAGVLPPMRPARSGPDGSELREGIVTEVGPEGRVRVNCGTQHPISLHASPGREYVEGERVTVRVSSREPVRARLTDDPAPGFRVTGAALEDALADAELAVATSRHGRELSVSGLADVRARMRDTHVAVAFGSPGRGLPAILGMDTEDVPVDPDATDGSGFDLWLNAIPRQGSEVVRTEEAIFAALSPLTLTE; encoded by the coding sequence ATGAACGGAACGACGCTCGACGTGCTCGTTCCGTCGTCGCTCGTCCGGGAGGCCGAGGACGGCCGCGAGGCCACGCGAAAACTCGGTTACGTCGCCCGCGCGGCGACGGTCTTCCGGGCGGACCGGTTGGTCGTCTTCCCGGACCGGGAAGGCGAACGCCGCAGAGGCGGCGAGTACGTCCGAACCGTGCTGGAGTACTGCGCGACCCCCTCCTACCTCCGTCGGGAGGTGTGGGGAAAACGCGAGGAACTCCGGCACGCCGGCGTGCTCCCGCCGATGCGGCCCGCTCGCTCCGGCCCCGACGGGTCGGAACTACGAGAGGGAATCGTGACCGAGGTCGGACCTGAAGGCCGCGTTCGGGTCAATTGCGGAACGCAACACCCGATCTCCCTACACGCGTCTCCCGGACGGGAGTACGTGGAGGGGGAGCGCGTCACCGTCAGGGTCTCTTCGAGAGAACCGGTCCGTGCCCGCCTCACCGACGACCCCGCACCGGGGTTTCGGGTGACGGGCGCGGCCTTGGAGGACGCCCTCGCCGACGCCGAACTCGCCGTCGCCACGTCGCGACACGGACGCGAACTGTCCGTGTCCGGCCTGGCCGACGTGCGTGCACGCATGCGCGACACACACGTCGCCGTCGCGTTCGGCTCGCCCGGCAGGGGGCTCCCGGCCATCCTCGGCATGGACACCGAGGATGTCCCGGTCGACCCCGACGCCACGGACGGCTCGGGGTTCGACCTCTGGCTGAACGCGATTCCGCGACAGGGCAGCGAGGTGGTGCGGACCGAAGAGGCGATCTTCGCCGCGCTCTCGCCGCTCACACTCACGGAGTAA
- a CDS encoding 30S ribosomal protein S4e encodes MSNHQKRLSAPNSWPIERKEETFTVKAGAGPHGESGVPLLIVLRDVLGYVDSRKEARYALDHGSVLVNGKAVSDEARPVGMFDILAFAEREEYYRVFPGEGGRLSLTPIDEEAASSRLGKVAGKTQVAGGDFQYTLHDGTTLVSEDGSYAGGDSLVVDNDTKEVVAHFPYEEGALVTAVAGAHAGDIGEIDEITVTAGSGDNAVSVSQEDGEDDGFETVEEYVVVIDENFVGDDE; translated from the coding sequence ATGAGTAACCACCAGAAGCGACTGTCGGCCCCGAACTCGTGGCCGATCGAGCGGAAAGAGGAGACGTTCACCGTGAAGGCGGGCGCGGGCCCGCACGGCGAGTCCGGCGTGCCCCTGCTCATCGTCCTTCGGGACGTGCTCGGGTACGTCGACTCCCGGAAGGAGGCGCGCTACGCGCTCGATCACGGATCCGTGCTCGTCAACGGCAAGGCGGTGTCCGACGAGGCCCGTCCGGTCGGGATGTTCGACATCCTGGCCTTCGCCGAGCGCGAGGAGTACTACCGCGTGTTCCCCGGCGAGGGCGGTCGGCTCTCGCTGACGCCCATCGACGAGGAGGCCGCCTCCTCGCGCCTGGGGAAGGTCGCGGGCAAGACCCAGGTCGCCGGCGGCGACTTCCAGTACACGCTCCACGACGGGACGACCCTCGTGAGCGAGGACGGGAGCTACGCCGGCGGCGACTCGCTGGTCGTCGACAACGACACCAAGGAGGTCGTCGCGCACTTCCCCTACGAGGAGGGCGCGCTCGTCACCGCCGTCGCCGGCGCGCACGCCGGCGATATCGGCGAGATCGACGAGATCACCGTCACCGCCGGCTCCGGCGACAACGCGGTCTCGGTCAGTCAGGAGGACGGCGAGGACGACGGCTTCGAGACGGTCGAGGAGTACGTCGTCGTTATCGACGAGAACTTCGTGGGTGATGACGAATGA
- the rplX gene encoding 50S ribosomal protein L24, translating to MSEQPHKQRTRTRDAPLHERQKFVRATLSEELREEYGQRNVRVNAGDTVEVMRGDFAGEEGEVLAVDLRESAIHVEDVTVEKADGEETPRPLDTSNVRVVDLDLEDDRREARLESDEEAA from the coding sequence ATGAGCGAACAACCGCACAAACAGCGCACACGGACCCGAGACGCGCCGCTCCACGAGCGGCAGAAGTTCGTCCGCGCCACCCTCTCGGAGGAGCTCCGGGAGGAGTACGGCCAGCGGAACGTCCGCGTCAACGCGGGCGACACCGTCGAGGTCATGCGCGGCGACTTCGCGGGCGAGGAGGGTGAGGTGCTCGCCGTGGATCTCCGCGAGTCTGCGATCCACGTCGAGGACGTCACCGTCGAGAAGGCCGACGGGGAGGAGACCCCGCGCCCGCTCGACACCTCGAACGTGCGCGTCGTCGACCTGGACCTCGAGGACGACCGCCGGGAGGCGCGTCTGGAGTCCGACGAGGAGGCTGCATAA
- the rpmC gene encoding 50S ribosomal protein L29 — translation MAILHTQEIRDMTPAEREAELEELETELLNAKAVQAAGGAPENPGRVGELKRTIARIKTIQREEGDLDDTDE, via the coding sequence ATGGCGATCCTTCACACCCAGGAGATCCGCGACATGACGCCCGCCGAGCGCGAGGCCGAGCTGGAGGAGCTCGAGACCGAACTCCTCAACGCGAAGGCCGTGCAGGCGGCCGGCGGCGCCCCGGAGAACCCGGGCCGCGTCGGCGAGCTGAAGCGCACGATCGCGCGGATCAAGACGATCCAGCGCGAGGAAGGCGACCTGGACGACACCGACGAATAA
- a CDS encoding 50S ribosomal protein L3, producing MPQPSRPRKGSLGFGPRKRASSEVPRIRSWPEDDGAAAVQGFAGYKAGMTHVVMVNDESDSPREGMEESVPVTVVEVPPMRAAALRAYEDTPYGQKPVTEVWATEFHEELDRTLDLPAENTFEEDAEELRELVDDGVVDDLRFITHTEPAALSNVPKKKPDVMETRVGGGSLGERLDYGLDLLEDGGEHEFGDVFRAGEYTDVSGVTKGKGTQGPVKRWGVQKRKGKHARQGWRRRIGNLGPWNPSRVRSTVPQQGQTGYHQRTELNKRLIDFGEGDDASVEGGFKGYGEVDGHYALVKGSLPGPSKRLLRFRPAIRPNDQPRLDPEVRYVSTASNQG from the coding sequence ATGCCACAACCAAGCAGACCACGCAAGGGTTCGCTGGGCTTCGGCCCGCGCAAGCGCGCGAGCAGCGAAGTCCCCCGCATCCGCTCGTGGCCCGAGGACGACGGCGCCGCCGCCGTCCAGGGCTTCGCGGGCTACAAGGCGGGCATGACCCACGTCGTCATGGTGAACGACGAATCCGACTCCCCGCGCGAGGGGATGGAGGAGTCCGTTCCCGTGACGGTCGTGGAGGTGCCCCCCATGCGGGCGGCCGCCCTGCGAGCCTACGAGGACACGCCGTACGGACAGAAGCCGGTCACCGAAGTGTGGGCCACCGAGTTCCACGAGGAGCTCGACCGCACGCTCGACCTGCCGGCGGAGAACACCTTCGAGGAGGACGCCGAGGAGCTGCGCGAACTGGTCGACGACGGCGTCGTCGACGACCTCCGGTTCATCACCCACACCGAGCCGGCCGCGCTCTCGAACGTCCCCAAGAAGAAGCCCGACGTGATGGAGACACGTGTCGGCGGCGGCTCCCTCGGGGAGCGCCTCGACTACGGGCTCGACCTGCTGGAGGACGGCGGCGAACACGAGTTCGGCGACGTCTTCCGCGCGGGCGAGTACACCGACGTCTCCGGCGTCACGAAGGGGAAGGGCACCCAGGGCCCCGTCAAGCGCTGGGGCGTCCAGAAGCGGAAGGGCAAGCACGCGCGACAGGGCTGGCGGCGCCGGATCGGTAACCTCGGCCCGTGGAACCCCTCGCGCGTTCGCTCGACCGTCCCCCAGCAGGGACAGACCGGCTACCACCAGCGCACGGAGCTCAACAAGCGGCTCATCGACTTCGGCGAGGGCGACGACGCCTCCGTCGAGGGCGGCTTCAAGGGCTACGGCGAGGTGGACGGCCACTACGCGCTCGTGAAGGGCTCGCTGCCGGGTCCCTCCAAGCGCCTCCTGCGGTTCCGCCCGGCCATCCGGCCGAACGACCAGCCGCGCCTCGATCCCGAGGTGCGCTACGTCTCCACCGCATCGAACCAAGGATAA
- a CDS encoding 50S ribosomal protein L23, whose protein sequence is MSSVIHHPLVTEKAMDEMDFQNKLQFIVDVDAAKPEIADAVAAQFDVGVESVRTQVTPQGTKKATVELDEDSDAQEVASRIGVF, encoded by the coding sequence ATGAGTTCCGTCATCCACCACCCGCTCGTCACCGAGAAGGCGATGGACGAGATGGACTTCCAGAACAAGCTCCAGTTCATCGTCGACGTGGACGCCGCCAAGCCCGAGATCGCCGACGCCGTCGCCGCGCAGTTCGACGTCGGCGTCGAGTCGGTCCGGACGCAGGTGACCCCGCAGGGGACGAAGAAGGCGACCGTCGAACTCGACGAGGACAGCGACGCGCAGGAAGTCGCCTCCCGCATCGGGGTGTTCTGA
- a CDS encoding ribonuclease P protein subunit, producing MALTPETLTRHELRGLPVRVVAAASDAHVGLAGVVVSESMRTLTVRTARGDKQVPKEGTTFRFVLSAQESGDGVGRRHTEPIDEAAGDRKAPGSAFELPSPDFPTLAGKRGQYDTTGVRTGQSDGCEDAVSVTVDGARLLSRPAFRTERAGDH from the coding sequence ATGGCACTGACCCCCGAGACGCTCACGCGACACGAACTCCGCGGCCTCCCCGTCAGGGTGGTCGCCGCCGCCAGCGACGCCCACGTCGGGCTCGCCGGCGTCGTCGTGTCCGAAAGCATGCGCACCCTCACGGTGCGCACCGCTCGGGGGGACAAGCAGGTGCCGAAGGAGGGGACGACGTTCCGGTTCGTCCTCTCCGCGCAGGAATCGGGAGACGGCGTGGGCCGCCGTCACACCGAGCCCATAGATGAAGCCGCGGGGGACCGCAAGGCCCCCGGGTCCGCGTTCGAACTTCCGTCGCCCGACTTCCCCACACTGGCCGGGAAGCGCGGGCAGTACGATACTACCGGCGTCAGAACCGGTCAGTCGGACGGTTGCGAGGACGCGGTCTCCGTTACGGTGGATGGGGCCAGACTGCTCTCACGACCCGCCTTCCGCACGGAACGTGCGGGTGATCACTAA
- the rpl4p gene encoding 50S ribosomal protein L4 has product MKATVRDLNGDEAGEVDLPDVFETEFRSDLIRRSVVAAQANRKQAYGADEFAGLRTPAESFGSGRGMAHVPRQNGQGRRVPQTVKGRKAHPPKAEKDQTKKVNDKERKLATRSAIAATADAELVAERGHAFDEDTELPLVVSDEFEDLVKTKEVVSFLEAVGIADDIERADEGRSIRAGRGTTRGRKTQEPKSVLFVTGEEPSKAARNLAGADVATGREVSVEDLAPGTHAGRLTVFTESALEEVAER; this is encoded by the coding sequence ATGAAGGCAACAGTACGAGACCTGAACGGCGACGAGGCGGGCGAGGTCGACCTCCCCGACGTCTTCGAGACGGAGTTCCGCTCGGATCTGATCCGGCGGTCCGTCGTCGCCGCGCAGGCAAACCGGAAACAGGCGTACGGCGCCGACGAGTTCGCCGGCCTCCGCACACCCGCGGAGTCGTTCGGCTCCGGCCGCGGCATGGCCCACGTGCCCCGACAGAACGGGCAGGGTCGCCGCGTCCCGCAGACCGTCAAGGGTCGCAAGGCCCACCCGCCGAAGGCCGAGAAGGACCAGACCAAGAAGGTGAACGACAAGGAGCGCAAGCTCGCGACGCGGTCGGCCATCGCGGCCACCGCCGACGCCGAGCTGGTCGCCGAGCGCGGCCACGCCTTCGACGAGGACACCGAGCTCCCGCTCGTCGTCTCCGACGAGTTCGAGGACCTCGTGAAGACGAAGGAGGTCGTCTCCTTCCTCGAGGCCGTCGGAATCGCCGACGACATCGAGCGCGCCGACGAGGGGCGCTCGATCCGCGCCGGCCGCGGCACGACCCGCGGGCGCAAGACTCAGGAGCCGAAGTCGGTCCTGTTCGTCACCGGCGAGGAGCCGTCGAAGGCGGCGCGCAATCTCGCCGGCGCCGACGTGGCGACCGGCCGCGAGGTGAGCGTCGAGGACCTGGCGCCCGGCACGCACGCCGGTCGCCTGACGGTCTTCACCGAGAGCGCGCTGGAGGAGGTGGCCGAGCGATGA
- a CDS encoding 30S ribosomal protein S3, giving the protein MADEHQFIEDGLQRSQINEFFEDELGRAGYGGMEVAKTPMGTQIVLKAEKPGMVIGKGGKNIRKVTTELEERFDMDDPQIDVQEVDEPDLNAKIVADRLANALERGWYFRRAGHTTIDRIMDAGALGAEIVLSGKVTGARSRVEKFNRGYIKHNGEPAEDVVDEGQGVAVMKLGTIGVTVKIIPPGAELPDDFEIADDADAPEVEQAAASDEGVEDLLADVDDEEVPEADEAEGDFEEPEIPEGEPEEVIDEEVVEEVIEADETADGDAAETAEPEEEEPELDDLDEDVEAEAEDLVAEMEEDEADADDEGEE; this is encoded by the coding sequence ATGGCGGACGAGCACCAGTTCATCGAGGACGGGCTCCAGCGGAGCCAGATCAACGAGTTCTTCGAGGACGAGCTCGGTCGCGCCGGCTACGGCGGGATGGAGGTCGCGAAGACGCCCATGGGCACCCAGATCGTGCTCAAGGCCGAGAAGCCCGGCATGGTGATCGGCAAGGGCGGGAAGAACATCCGCAAGGTGACCACCGAGCTCGAGGAGCGCTTCGACATGGACGACCCGCAGATCGACGTGCAGGAGGTCGACGAACCCGACCTCAACGCGAAGATCGTCGCGGACCGTCTCGCGAACGCCCTCGAGCGCGGCTGGTACTTCCGCCGTGCGGGCCACACCACGATCGACCGGATCATGGACGCGGGCGCGCTGGGCGCCGAGATCGTCCTCTCCGGGAAGGTCACTGGCGCCCGCTCGCGCGTGGAGAAGTTCAACCGCGGCTACATCAAGCACAACGGCGAGCCCGCCGAGGACGTCGTCGACGAGGGTCAGGGCGTCGCGGTCATGAAGCTCGGCACCATCGGCGTCACCGTCAAGATCATCCCGCCGGGCGCGGAGCTGCCCGACGACTTCGAGATCGCCGACGACGCCGACGCGCCCGAGGTCGAGCAGGCCGCCGCGTCCGACGAGGGCGTCGAGGACCTGCTGGCCGACGTTGACGACGAGGAGGTCCCGGAGGCCGACGAGGCCGAGGGCGACTTCGAGGAGCCGGAGATCCCCGAGGGCGAACCCGAGGAGGTCATCGACGAGGAGGTCGTCGAGGAGGTCATCGAGGCCGACGAGACCGCCGACGGCGACGCGGCCGAGACGGCCGAGCCCGAGGAGGAGGAGCCCGAGCTCGACGACCTCGACGAGGACGTCGAGGCAGAGGCCGAGGACCTCGTCGCGGAGATGGAAGAGGACGAAGCGGACGCGGACGACGAGGGGGAGGAGTAA
- a CDS encoding 30S ribosomal protein S19 → MSSEYRTGREGEFTYRGHTLDELQAMELDEVKALLPARARRTIDRGLGIQQRKLLESAEDATEEETANDPIRTHVRDMPILPSFVGLTFEVYDGSHFERVKVEPEMIGHYLGEFNLTRNSVEHGQAGIGATRSSKFVPLK, encoded by the coding sequence ATGAGTTCGGAATACCGCACCGGTCGCGAGGGTGAGTTCACCTACCGCGGCCACACGCTCGACGAGCTGCAGGCAATGGAGCTCGACGAGGTCAAAGCACTGCTTCCCGCCCGCGCGCGGCGAACCATCGACCGAGGACTCGGGATCCAGCAGCGGAAGCTGCTGGAGAGCGCCGAGGACGCCACGGAAGAGGAGACGGCGAACGACCCGATCCGGACGCACGTCCGGGACATGCCGATCCTGCCGTCGTTCGTCGGCCTCACGTTCGAGGTGTACGACGGAAGTCACTTCGAGCGCGTCAAGGTGGAGCCCGAGATGATCGGGCACTACCTGGGCGAGTTCAACCTGACTCGCAACTCCGTGGAACACGGTCAGGCCGGCATCGGCGCGACCCGGTCCTCGAAGTTCGTGCCCCTCAAGTAA
- a CDS encoding 50S ribosomal protein L22: MGISYSVDADPETTAKGMLRERQISFKHSKAIARELKGETVADAEEYLHAVIDGERSVPFRKHNSGVGHRSDIDGWDAGRSPEKASKDFLKLLENVKHNADEQGFDGESMTIKHVAAHKVGEQQGRKPRAMGRASAWNTPQVDVEMIIEEDE; this comes from the coding sequence ATGGGAATCAGCTACAGCGTCGACGCCGACCCGGAGACCACCGCCAAGGGGATGCTCCGCGAGCGGCAGATCAGCTTCAAGCACAGCAAGGCCATCGCCCGCGAACTGAAGGGCGAGACGGTCGCCGACGCCGAGGAGTACCTGCATGCGGTCATCGACGGGGAGCGCTCCGTCCCGTTCCGCAAGCACAACTCCGGCGTCGGTCACCGTTCGGACATCGACGGCTGGGACGCCGGCCGCTCCCCCGAGAAGGCCTCCAAGGACTTCCTAAAGCTCCTTGAGAACGTCAAACACAACGCCGACGAGCAGGGGTTCGACGGCGAGTCGATGACGATCAAACACGTCGCCGCCCACAAGGTCGGCGAGCAGCAGGGCCGCAAGCCCCGAGCGATGGGTCGCGCGAGCGCCTGGAACACCCCGCAAGTGGACGTCGAAATGATCATCGAGGAGGACGAATAA
- a CDS encoding 30S ribosomal protein S17 has product MAIGLNVTEPEEACSDENCPFHGSLSVRGQTLEGTVASTSMDKTVVVEREYDVFVPKYDRYMKRRSRVPAHLSPCLDVEEGDEVRIAETRPLSKTKSHVVVEQLDTDGDA; this is encoded by the coding sequence ATGGCAATCGGACTGAACGTAACAGAACCGGAGGAAGCCTGCTCCGACGAGAACTGCCCGTTCCACGGATCGCTTTCCGTGCGCGGACAGACGCTCGAGGGGACGGTCGCCTCCACATCGATGGACAAGACGGTCGTCGTCGAGCGCGAATACGACGTATTCGTGCCGAAGTACGACCGGTACATGAAACGACGAAGCCGCGTGCCGGCGCACCTGTCGCCCTGCCTCGACGTCGAGGAGGGGGACGAGGTCCGCATCGCCGAGACGCGGCCGCTGTCGAAGACGAAGAGTCACGTCGTGGTCGAGCAGCTCGACACGGACGGTGATGCCTGA
- a CDS encoding MTH1187 family thiamine-binding protein, producing the protein MTVIAMLSVAPVVEGSMAGEVAEAVDALDEFDVDYETNPMGTVIEADEIEEVMVAATAAHNAVDGDRVSTFLKIDDKRTRDRRAREKVDAVERELGRPARSDPN; encoded by the coding sequence ATGACCGTCATCGCGATGTTGAGCGTCGCGCCGGTCGTCGAGGGGAGCATGGCGGGCGAGGTCGCCGAGGCCGTGGACGCGCTCGACGAGTTCGACGTGGACTACGAGACGAACCCCATGGGAACCGTGATCGAGGCCGACGAGATCGAGGAAGTGATGGTCGCCGCGACGGCCGCGCACAACGCCGTCGACGGCGACCGCGTCTCCACGTTCCTCAAGATCGACGACAAGCGGACCCGTGACCGGCGCGCACGCGAGAAGGTCGACGCCGTCGAGCGCGAACTCGGCCGCCCGGCCCGGAGCGACCCGAATTAA